The genomic window cgaagccggagagcgcggactcgagcgcggcggggagcgcgggggTGACCCCGCGCAGGATGTCCTGCTCCAGGCGTAGGATGGCGGACTCGTACgtggcgagcacctcggagactcccgcggcgagcgccctgCGGTAGAGGCTGCcccccgacgcgggcgcgttgaacgcgaacgacgcgtcgggtccGCTCGGTaacgtcgccatcgtcgtcccggcctcgtcctcgcgcgcgacgaaccgCTCCAGGCAGCGAAAGGCGTAGCCCAGGGAAACGAGCCGatcgaggctcgcgcgctcggggggCTCGAGGAAGGGCAGGTCTGGGGAGACGCGGAATCTCTCctggccgccgtcgctcgtcgccggcacgAGCGTGATGACCTCTCCGGGCACCCCCAACAGGGCGAGCAGCACCTCGGGGACCATGGCGCGCCTCACACTGTCCCGCCGGACGTTCCAACAATTTCAAATATCTCCCGCCGCAGCTGTTGGTATCGCGCACAATTtcgtccacgacgcccgccggcgacgcagCGCGCAGATGCGGtccgtggacgaggaggtcgaggacGTCATCGGCCGCCTGAAGGCTGCCGTCGGCGTCTCGCtcttcgacgcgtccgcggcgcgcggcggaccctCGCTCTTCGACCGCGCATACGATGCGGACGTTCCGCGCGGcacggtggacgacgactggGACCCGgtcccgagcccgaggcgacgcgacgagaacgacgagtccggcgacgaaggcgtcgacgacgacgcgaacgccaccGCGAATTACCTGCAcaggagcgcgacggacgacgaggttcgcggcatcctcgccaACCTGTACAGAGTCGCCACCACCGGCGGGCCCATCCCCGAGGATCTGAAAGAGCCCTCGTGGGACGACCGCGAGCTTCCCCGCTGGgatcccgcgacgcgcgcgaagtgggacccgagggcgacgaagCCGTACGTGATGGAGGGCGTCATGCCCCCGTGGCACGCCAAGTCCTACTACAaagtcgtcgcggcggtacccgagggcgccgtgcgcgcgtccacgtcggagagagccgcggaggtgatacgacggggcgccggcgacaagtcacgcggcgacgtagcCACCACAGCTGGCGTCGAGTACGTGTCCGTCTACGACGGCGTCACCAGGTACCGCCCGGGCGTGACGGTGTGTCACCCGGCAAAGGAGACGCATAAAGGCGGGTTATACGTCGCGGAGACGATCGAGGGATGCCTGAGAAGGGACGCGGAGATGttcccgacggcgtccgcaATGCTCACGGCGCCGAGAGCCATCGCCCGCGTCAGGTGCTGGAATCCGGACAGGCTCGAGGAACCGGTGAGGTACGGGGGCAAGCTCGCGTTCACGTGCTGCCACGTGGAGGAGATCTTACCGTACCCAACCACGTGGGGCGCGGGGATCaagggcgcggggacgtcgacgtggtcggcggcgttgcACGGCGGTCCGACTCCGAGCGGGACCCGCACCGAGTGGGACGAAAACGACGAaaacgcccccgccgtccgactcgacgccgactcgtcgccgttgaagtcgtcgtcgtccgggttcCGGTACTCGGTGTTCTCCCCGTcgagaccgcggcgagcggcgaggcagggctacgacgacgtcgcgctggacgaggccGCGGGTGGGATGTTTCGCGGGATGACTCGCGCCTCGACCGGGACGCCCGGGGGTTTGCGGGGCGTGGCGAGAAGGTCGACGGAGGCGAGAAGGTCGACGGAGGCGAGAAGGTCGACGGAGGCTAATAGGTCGGGTTTGggcgagctcgtggacgacgaggctgccgccatcgtcgcggagctggaggcgaGGGCCGTGGCGGGGGTGCAGGCGGGGGGCAGACGGAGGGAGGCGGAacgggtcggcgcggggggtaagGTTGCCGAGGCTGAGACGAAGGGCGCGGAGCGGTTGCTCCGGGCGCAGGCGAAGACGGTGGCtttggaggaggaggtgaggGCGATGGAACGGCGACTCGACCGAGCGAGGTACGGCGCGTAGAATGGAAACCGATGTGCATTATCATCAAGCCAGGCGTCTAGCTAGTGACAGATAGAATACCTGTACAATTCAACCCTcttcctcctcatcctctcCTCCTCACAACCAATTTGAAAACCCCCCTCCCTCCACACGCGCCCGTCGAACCGAacccgcctccgcgctccgAGCTCACATCTTGTGCGACGGGCCGTACGGCTTCGGGTTGGTGGGCATCGGTCGCTTGGTGGGCTTCACGTCCCAGATGTCCTCGGCGTACTCCCGAATGGTGCGGTCGCTGCTAAACTTTCCGCTGCCCGCGACGGACAGGATGGACTTCTTGGTCCAAAGCGCCTGGTTCCTGTAGTTTTCGTCAACCGCCTCCTGCGCCCTGATGTAATCGTTGAAATCGTTGGCGAGGAGGTAGTAATCCTGCGCACCACACACCGCGTCGCACACGGGCGCGAAGAAATCGCTCCAGCCGAAGTACCCGCTCCTGATCTGGTCCACGATTTTGTAAAACTCCTCAGGGACGTTGAAGaactcgcgctcgcgcctgaGGCtggggacgacgtcggcgcgggcgccaaaGATGAACATGTTCTCCTGACCAatctcctcggcgatctCGACGTTGGCGCCGTCCATGGTGCCGATGATGAGGCACCCGTTCATGGCGAACTTCATGTTGGAGGTCCCCGAAGCCTCGgtgcccgcggtggagatGTGCTGCGAGAGCTCCGAGCCCGGGACGATGATCTCCGCGCTGCTCACGTTGTAGTCGGAGAGGAAGACGAGCTTGAGCTTGTCGCCGATGTCGGGGTCCTTGTTcaccacgtcgccgacggcgctgaCGAGCTTGATAATTCGCTTGGCCATGTCGTAACCGGGCGCCGCCTTGCCGCCGATGATGCACACCCTGTCCACCTGCTTCTCCCTTTCCGCGGGGGTCATCGCCTTGAGGGCGTTGTAGCGGTGGATGATGTACATCACGTTCAAAAGCTGGCGCTTGTACTCGTGGATGCGCTTCACCTGAATGTCGAAGAGCGCGTTGGGGTTCACATCCACCCCGGTCTTGGCCTTGaccagctccgcgaggcgaAGCTTGTTTTCGCGCTTGACTGCAGCCCACTTCGCCTGAAACGCCGGATCGTCGCAGTGCAGGCGAAGGTCCGAGAGGAGGTCAAGCTCCTTGATCCACGCGCTCGTTCCAAGCGTCTCCGTGATGAGGGCGGAGAGCTTGGGGTTGCAGAACGCCAGCCACCGGCGCTGGGTCACGCCGTTAGTTTTGTTCTGGAACTTCTCCGGCATGATCTGGTAGAAATCCTTGAAGATGGTCGTCTTGATCAGCTCCGAGTGGATCGCCGCCACCCCGTTCACCGTGTGCGACGCGATCAACGCGAGGTGCGCCATGCGAACGTTCTTGTgaccgtcgccctcctcgatgaTGCTCATGCGGCCGATGGTGTCGTAGTCGTCGCCCATGATGCCCCGGAGCTCCTGGGTGAACCTCCAGTTGATGTCGTAGATGATCTGCATGTGCCTCGGGAGGACATTCTCCACCAGATCCACGGGCCActtctcgagcgcctcggggaGCACGGTGTGGTTGGTGAACGAGAACACGCGGGTGGTGATGTCCCATGACTTGGTCCAGCCCAGCCCGTGCTCGTCCATCAGCAGGCGCATGAGCTCGGGGACGCCGATGGTGGGGTGCGTGTCGTTCAGCTGCAGCGCAACCTTATCCGGGAAATCGTCGAAGTTGTCCTCGTGCGTCACCAGGTACCGTCGGATGATGTCCTGGAGCGTCGCCGACACCATGAAGAACTGCTGCTTCAGCCTCAGCTCCTTGCCCTGGTACGTTCGGTCGTCGGGGTAGAGCACCGCGCTgatcgtctccgcgcgctgctTCGCGAGAATCGCCTGGACGTAGTCGCCGGTGTTGAAAGACTCGAGGTCGAACTCCCGCGACGGCTTGGCGGACCAGAGGCGCATGTTGATGGTGTTCGGGGTGTTCCAACCCGGGATCGGGGTGTCGTACGCAACCGCGgtgacctcctcgccgctgtTCCAGATGAACGCCTGGCGCCCCTCAGATTCGAGAATCTCGACGTTGCCGT from Micromonas commoda chromosome 11, complete sequence includes these protein-coding regions:
- a CDS encoding predicted protein yields the protein MRSVDEEVEDVIGRLKAAVGVSLFDASAARGGPSLFDRAYDADVPRGTVDDDWDPVPSPRRRDENDESGDEGVDDDANATANYLHRSATDDEVRGILANLYRVATTGGPIPEDLKEPSWDDRELPRWDPATRAKWDPRATKPYVMEGVMPPWHAKSYYKVVAAVPEGAVRASTSERAAEVIRRGAGDKSRGDVATTAGVEYVSVYDGVTRYRPGVTVCHPAKETHKGGLYVAETIEGCLRRDAEMFPTASAMLTAPRAIARVRCWNPDRLEEPVRYGGKLAFTCCHVEEILPYPTTWGAGIKGAGTSTWSAALHGGPTPSGTRTEWDENDENAPAVRLDADSSPLKSSSSGFRYSVFSPSRPRRAARQGYDDVALDEAAGGMFRGMTRASTGTPGGLRGVARRSTEARRSTEARRSTEANRSGLGELVDDEAAAIVAELEARAVAGVQAGGRRREAERVGAGGKVAEAETKGAERLLRAQAKTVALEEEVRAMERRLDRARYGA
- the PHO1 gene encoding glycosyltransferase family 35 protein (candidate a-glucan phosphorylase), encoding MEGDLTADTFYVTGDNGAKVDDVYDLANIKQVIKVVLNAHYLKSNQGARPKDSTSFLETNPRQKDLLYSLMDSYAKNDVLSVQKSIVDHVEYTLARSRYRFDDFEAYQATSMSVRDRLIESWNDTQQYFREQDPKRVYYLSMEFLMGRSLTNSLFNLELNGTYREALKQLGYEMENLVEKERDAALGNGGLGRLAACFLDSMASENLPAWGYGIRYQYGMFRQEVIEGFQHENPDYWLNFGNPWEIERPNIAYPIKFYGNVEILESEGRQAFIWNSGEEVTAVAYDTPIPGWNTPNTINMRLWSAKPSREFDLESFNTGDYVQAILAKQRAETISAVLYPDDRTYQGKELRLKQQFFMVSATLQDIIRRYLVTHEDNFDDFPDKVALQLNDTHPTIGVPELMRLLMDEHGLGWTKSWDITTRVFSFTNHTVLPEALEKWPVDLVENVLPRHMQIIYDINWRFTQELRGIMGDDYDTIGRMSIIEEGDGHKNVRMAHLALIASHTVNGVAAIHSELIKTTIFKDFYQIMPEKFQNKTNGVTQRRWLAFCNPKLSALITETLGTSAWIKELDLLSDLRLHCDDPAFQAKWAAVKRENKLRLAELVKAKTGVDVNPNALFDIQVKRIHEYKRQLLNVMYIIHRYNALKAMTPAEREKQVDRVCIIGGKAAPGYDMAKRIIKLVSAVGDVVNKDPDIGDKLKLVFLSDYNVSSAEIIVPGSELSQHISTAGTEASGTSNMKFAMNGCLIIGTMDGANVEIAEEIGQENMFIFGARADVVPSLRREREFFNVPEEFYKIVDQIRSGYFGWSDFFAPVCDAVCGAQDYYLLANDFNDYIRAQEAVDENYRNQALWTKKSILSVAGSGKFSSDRTIREYAEDIWDVKPTKRPMPTNPKPYGPSHKM